The following proteins are co-located in the Ictalurus punctatus breed USDA103 chromosome 14, Coco_2.0, whole genome shotgun sequence genome:
- the rag2 gene encoding V(D)J recombination-activating protein 2 has protein sequence MSLQHLTAINCANLLQPGCSLLHLEGDAYLFGQKGWPKRSCPTGIFGVRIKHGELKLRAISFSNNSCYLPPLRYAAIVHVEPHNENPECYLIHGGRTPNNELSSSLYMLSVDNRACNRKVILRCQEKELVGELPEARYGHTLSVVHSRGKTACVLFGGRSYMRPSERTTENWNCMVDCPPQIYLIDLEFGCCSAHTLPELTDGQSFHLALAREDSVYFLGGHIASTDCRPPRLFRLHVELLLGRPLLSCEMLNDGLSITSAIATPIGPAHEYIILGGYQSDSQKRMLCTYVALDDVGIRMEPREPPEWSSEISQSRTWFGGTLEKGSALIVIPSGTNPTPTDAYYFYQLSFHQEGDREDPTQTCSQESTDFEDSAPLEDSEELYFGRDPHEMEYSSDGEGDTYNEEDEEDESQSGYWIKCCLTCQVDINTWEPFYSTELTRPAMIFCSRGEGGHWVHAQCMELSENLLLRLSQDNSKYYCLDHGGLAQQEMTPPRKIMPLKRVPMKPMHRKAPITLKMTPVKKSFFRRLFD, from the coding sequence ATGTCCTTGCAGCACCTGACTGCCATAAACTGTGCAAATCTTCTACAGCCTGGCTGCTCCTTATTGCATCTAGAAGGTGATGCTTATCTTTTTGGTCAGAAAGGATGGCCTAAACGTTCCTGCCCCACAGGCATCTTTGGTGTACGCATCAAACATGGGGAGCTCAAGTTGCGTGCCATCTCATTCTCCAACAATTCTTGCTATCTCCCACCTCTGCGTTACGCAGCAATTGTTCACGTAGAGCCTCACAATGAAAACCCTGAATGTTACCTCATTCATGGAGGTCGAACACCCAACAATGAGCTGTCCTCAAGCCTCTACATGCTTAGTGTTGACAACCGTGCATGTAATCGGAAGGTCATACTGAGATGCCAGGAGAAAGAGTTGGTTGGTGAACTTCCGGAAGCGCGATATGGCCACACCCTTAGTGTAGTCCACAGCAGAGGGAAAACTGCCTGTGTTCTGTTTGGTGGCAGATCCTACATGCGTCCTTCTGAGAGAACCACAGAGAACTGGAACTGCATGGTGGACTGTCCACCTCAGATTTACCTCATTGATCTGGAGTTTGGCTGCTGCTCAGCACACACCCTCCCAGAGCTCACTGACGGCCAGTCGTTCCACCTGGCACTGGCAAGAGAGGACAGTGTCTACTTCTTGGGTGGCCACATTGCCTCAACAGACTGCCGACCACCTCGCCTGTTCAGGCTGCATGTAGAGCTTCTTTTAGGCAGGCCATTACTCTCCTGTGAGATGCTTAATGATGGTCTCTCCATCACAAGTGCCATTGCAACTCCCATAGGCCCTGCTCATGAATACATTATTCTTGGTGGTTACCAGTCAGATTCCCAGAAGAGAATGCTGTGCACCTACGTTGCACTAGATGATGTCGGGATCCGCATGGAACCCAGAGAGCCTCCTGAGTGGAGCAGTGAGATCAGCCAAAGCCGCACCTGGTTTGGTGGAACCCTAGAAAAGGGGAGTGCATTAATTGTTATACCATCAGGGACAAATCCCACACCTACAGATGCTTATTACTTTTACCAGTTAAGCTTCCACcaggagggagacagagaggatCCAACCCAGACATGCAGTCAAGAATCTACTGATTTTGAGGATTCAGCACCTCTAGAAGATTCAGAAGAACTGTATTTTGGGCGTGACCCCCATGAGATGGAGTACAGCAGTGATGGAGAGGGAGACACCTACaatgaggaagatgaggaggatgaaTCTCAGTCCGGTTACTGGATCAAGTGCTGCCTCACATGTCAGGTAGACATCAACACCTGGGAGCCCTTCTACTCCACTGAGCTCACCAGACCAGCCATGATCTTCTGTTCCAGAGGTGAAGGTGGACATTGGGTCCACGCTCAGTGTATGGAGCTATCAGAGAATCTACTGCTACGCCTCTCTCAGGATAACAGCAAGTACTATTGCTTAGACCATGGAGGCCTTGCCCAGCAGGAAATGACTCCTCCACGCAAGATAATGCCTCTGAAGAGAGTCCCAATGAAGCCAATGCACCGCAAAGCCCCCATAACCCTGAAAATGACTCCAGTTAAGAAGAGTTTCTTCAGAAGACTTTTTGACTGA
- the iftap gene encoding intraflagellar transport-associated protein isoform X8 encodes MVSTCVHEKFGEMPGLQDGSDAVPQSMMAALELFCNLPEQSYEHFLSTFTHLSTENVTAGCLKVPEEENKTDLVELDRRDDVNVDRKVDTEDETEYFHNTEDVCVLPGEVEEDLPAHTPVFCHRTQLELSCTDMDYRGHTPPSNTDSQSETEEVVPFSLDDTFDYDNVALSHKYPVKSSNCGSS; translated from the exons atggtgagcacatgcgtgcatgagaa GTTTGGCGAGATGCCTGGTTTACAAGATGGTTCAGATGCCGTTCCTCAATCCATGATGGCAGCTCTTGAGCTGTTCTGTAACTTACCAGAGCAGTCATATGAGCACTTCCTGTCCACCTTCACACACCTGAGCACAG AGAATGTAACTGCTGGGTGTTTGAAAGTTcctgaagaagaaaacaaaactgaTCTTGTAGAGCTGGACAGAAGAGACGACGTGAACGTGGACAGAAAG GTTGACACAGAGGATGAGACTGAATACTTTCATAACACAGAAG atgtgtgtgtgcttcctgGTGAGGTTGAGGAAGATTTGCCAGCCCACACTCCTGTTTTCTGTCACCGCACACAGCTTGAGCTCTCCTGTACTGATATGGACTATAGGGGACACACTCCACCCAGCAATACAGACAGTCAG AGTGAAACTGAGGAGGTTGTGCCTTTCAGTCTGGATGACACCTTCGATTATGACAATGTTGCACTGTCTCACAAGTATCCTGTCAAATCCAGCAACTGTGGATCATCATGA
- the iftap gene encoding intraflagellar transport-associated protein isoform X6, giving the protein MVSTCVHEKFGEMPGLQDGSDAVPQSMMAALELFCNLPEQSYEHFLSTFTHLSTENVTAGCLKVPEEENKTDLVELDRRDDVNVDRKVDTEDETEYFHNTEDVCVLPGEVEEDLPAHTPVFCHRTQLELSCTDMDYRGHTPPSNTDSQSCDISFSPQSETEEVVPFSLDDTFDYDNVALSHKYPVKSSNCGSS; this is encoded by the exons atggtgagcacatgcgtgcatgagaa GTTTGGCGAGATGCCTGGTTTACAAGATGGTTCAGATGCCGTTCCTCAATCCATGATGGCAGCTCTTGAGCTGTTCTGTAACTTACCAGAGCAGTCATATGAGCACTTCCTGTCCACCTTCACACACCTGAGCACAG AGAATGTAACTGCTGGGTGTTTGAAAGTTcctgaagaagaaaacaaaactgaTCTTGTAGAGCTGGACAGAAGAGACGACGTGAACGTGGACAGAAAG GTTGACACAGAGGATGAGACTGAATACTTTCATAACACAGAAG atgtgtgtgtgcttcctgGTGAGGTTGAGGAAGATTTGCCAGCCCACACTCCTGTTTTCTGTCACCGCACACAGCTTGAGCTCTCCTGTACTGATATGGACTATAGGGGACACACTCCACCCAGCAATACAGACAGTCAG AGCTGTGACATCAGTTTCTCTCCCCAGAGTGAAACTGAGGAGGTTGTGCCTTTCAGTCTGGATGACACCTTCGATTATGACAATGTTGCACTGTCTCACAAGTATCCTGTCAAATCCAGCAACTGTGGATCATCATGA
- the iftap gene encoding uncharacterized protein iftap isoform X4, protein MVSTCVHEKFGEMPGLQDGSDAVPQSMMAALELFCNLPEQSYEHFLSTFTHLSTENVTAGCLKVPEEENKTDLVELDRRDDVNVDRKMCVCFLVRLRKICQPTLLFSVTAHSLSSPVLIWTIGDTLHPAIQTVRAVTSVSLPRVKLRRLCLSVWMTPSIMTMLHCLTSILSNPATVDHHDFTLNCGRSFLDVLFFFFF, encoded by the exons atggtgagcacatgcgtgcatgagaa GTTTGGCGAGATGCCTGGTTTACAAGATGGTTCAGATGCCGTTCCTCAATCCATGATGGCAGCTCTTGAGCTGTTCTGTAACTTACCAGAGCAGTCATATGAGCACTTCCTGTCCACCTTCACACACCTGAGCACAG AGAATGTAACTGCTGGGTGTTTGAAAGTTcctgaagaagaaaacaaaactgaTCTTGTAGAGCTGGACAGAAGAGACGACGTGAACGTGGACAGAAAG atgtgtgtgtgcttcctgGTGAGGTTGAGGAAGATTTGCCAGCCCACACTCCTGTTTTCTGTCACCGCACACAGCTTGAGCTCTCCTGTACTGATATGGACTATAGGGGACACACTCCACCCAGCAATACAGACAGTCAG AGCTGTGACATCAGTTTCTCTCCCCAGAGTGAAACTGAGGAGGTTGTGCCTTTCAGTCTGGATGACACCTTCGATTATGACAATGTTGCACTGTCTCACAAGTATCCTGTCAAATCCAGCAACTGTGGATCATCATGACTT CACACTGAACTGTGGCAGATCTTTCCTggatgtccttttttttttttttttttaa
- the iftap gene encoding uncharacterized protein iftap isoform X5 produces the protein MVSTCVHEKFGEMPGLQDGSDAVPQSMMAALELFCNLPEQSYEHFLSTFTHLSTENVTAGCLKVPEEENKTDLVELDRRDDVNVDRKMCVCFLVRLRKICQPTLLFSVTAHSLSSPVLIWTIGDTLHPAIQTVRAVTSVSLPRVKLRRLCLSVWMTPSIMTMLHCLTSILSNPATVDHHDLCSWFLPPPENMPVG, from the exons atggtgagcacatgcgtgcatgagaa GTTTGGCGAGATGCCTGGTTTACAAGATGGTTCAGATGCCGTTCCTCAATCCATGATGGCAGCTCTTGAGCTGTTCTGTAACTTACCAGAGCAGTCATATGAGCACTTCCTGTCCACCTTCACACACCTGAGCACAG AGAATGTAACTGCTGGGTGTTTGAAAGTTcctgaagaagaaaacaaaactgaTCTTGTAGAGCTGGACAGAAGAGACGACGTGAACGTGGACAGAAAG atgtgtgtgtgcttcctgGTGAGGTTGAGGAAGATTTGCCAGCCCACACTCCTGTTTTCTGTCACCGCACACAGCTTGAGCTCTCCTGTACTGATATGGACTATAGGGGACACACTCCACCCAGCAATACAGACAGTCAG AGCTGTGACATCAGTTTCTCTCCCCAGAGTGAAACTGAGGAGGTTGTGCCTTTCAGTCTGGATGACACCTTCGATTATGACAATGTTGCACTGTCTCACAAGTATCCTGTCAAATCCAGCAACTGTGGATCATCATGACTT
- the iftap gene encoding uncharacterized protein iftap isoform X9, giving the protein MVSTCVHEKFGEMPGLQDGSDAVPQSMMAALELFCNLPEQSYEHFLSTFTHLSTENVTAGCLKVPEEENKTDLVELDRRDDVNVDRKMCVCFLVRLRKICQPTLLFSVTAHSLSSPVLIWTIGDTLHPAIQTVRAVTSVSLPRVKLRRLCLSVWMTPSIMTMLHCLTSILSNPATVDHHDFARS; this is encoded by the exons atggtgagcacatgcgtgcatgagaa GTTTGGCGAGATGCCTGGTTTACAAGATGGTTCAGATGCCGTTCCTCAATCCATGATGGCAGCTCTTGAGCTGTTCTGTAACTTACCAGAGCAGTCATATGAGCACTTCCTGTCCACCTTCACACACCTGAGCACAG AGAATGTAACTGCTGGGTGTTTGAAAGTTcctgaagaagaaaacaaaactgaTCTTGTAGAGCTGGACAGAAGAGACGACGTGAACGTGGACAGAAAG atgtgtgtgtgcttcctgGTGAGGTTGAGGAAGATTTGCCAGCCCACACTCCTGTTTTCTGTCACCGCACACAGCTTGAGCTCTCCTGTACTGATATGGACTATAGGGGACACACTCCACCCAGCAATACAGACAGTCAG AGCTGTGACATCAGTTTCTCTCCCCAGAGTGAAACTGAGGAGGTTGTGCCTTTCAGTCTGGATGACACCTTCGATTATGACAATGTTGCACTGTCTCACAAGTATCCTGTCAAATCCAGCAACTGTGGATCATCATGACTT
- the iftap gene encoding uncharacterized protein iftap isoform X10, with protein MVSTCVHEKFGEMPGLQDGSDAVPQSMMAALELFCNLPEQSYEHFLSTFTHLSTENVTAGCLKVPEEENKTDLVELDRRDDVNVDRKMCVCFLVRLRKICQPTLLFSVTAHSLSSPVLIWTIGDTLHPAIQTVRVKLRRLCLSVWMTPSIMTMLHCLTSILSNPATVDHHDFARS; from the exons atggtgagcacatgcgtgcatgagaa GTTTGGCGAGATGCCTGGTTTACAAGATGGTTCAGATGCCGTTCCTCAATCCATGATGGCAGCTCTTGAGCTGTTCTGTAACTTACCAGAGCAGTCATATGAGCACTTCCTGTCCACCTTCACACACCTGAGCACAG AGAATGTAACTGCTGGGTGTTTGAAAGTTcctgaagaagaaaacaaaactgaTCTTGTAGAGCTGGACAGAAGAGACGACGTGAACGTGGACAGAAAG atgtgtgtgtgcttcctgGTGAGGTTGAGGAAGATTTGCCAGCCCACACTCCTGTTTTCTGTCACCGCACACAGCTTGAGCTCTCCTGTACTGATATGGACTATAGGGGACACACTCCACCCAGCAATACAGACAGTCAG AGTGAAACTGAGGAGGTTGTGCCTTTCAGTCTGGATGACACCTTCGATTATGACAATGTTGCACTGTCTCACAAGTATCCTGTCAAATCCAGCAACTGTGGATCATCATGACTT
- the iftap gene encoding uncharacterized protein iftap isoform X7: MVSTCVHEKFGEMPGLQDGSDAVPQSMMAALELFCNLPEQSYEHFLSTFTHLSTENVTAGCLKVPEEENKTDLVELDRRDDVNVDRKMCVCFLVRLRKICQPTLLFSVTAHSLSSPVLIWTIGDTLHPAIQTVRVKLRRLCLSVWMTPSIMTMLHCLTSILSNPATVDHHDFTLNCGRSFLDVLFFFFF, from the exons atggtgagcacatgcgtgcatgagaa GTTTGGCGAGATGCCTGGTTTACAAGATGGTTCAGATGCCGTTCCTCAATCCATGATGGCAGCTCTTGAGCTGTTCTGTAACTTACCAGAGCAGTCATATGAGCACTTCCTGTCCACCTTCACACACCTGAGCACAG AGAATGTAACTGCTGGGTGTTTGAAAGTTcctgaagaagaaaacaaaactgaTCTTGTAGAGCTGGACAGAAGAGACGACGTGAACGTGGACAGAAAG atgtgtgtgtgcttcctgGTGAGGTTGAGGAAGATTTGCCAGCCCACACTCCTGTTTTCTGTCACCGCACACAGCTTGAGCTCTCCTGTACTGATATGGACTATAGGGGACACACTCCACCCAGCAATACAGACAGTCAG AGTGAAACTGAGGAGGTTGTGCCTTTCAGTCTGGATGACACCTTCGATTATGACAATGTTGCACTGTCTCACAAGTATCCTGTCAAATCCAGCAACTGTGGATCATCATGACTT CACACTGAACTGTGGCAGATCTTTCCTggatgtccttttttttttttttttttaa